From one Pseudoliparis swirei isolate HS2019 ecotype Mariana Trench chromosome 5, NWPU_hadal_v1, whole genome shotgun sequence genomic stretch:
- the kdr gene encoding vascular endothelial growth factor receptor 2 isoform X3 yields the protein MMAGSVVALLAVALRITCVAAIELRFTPDPPALSVPGVHRMNRSDDLELTCRGRQQLTWSTPPTASRFSASGACSGAGLFCSTLSIANATANETGRYRCSYRDLRAEDGKTSAEVYVFVRDLKVPFVPPEKEYKVVVIREGERVVIPCRGSVEELNVTLHTYPNKELRPDGKDSLWDARTGFTVPSHLISYAGVVFCQTRIGDETFESPQYIVAVVGYKIYKLTMNPTQLRLAAGERLVLGCTAETELNVGLEFNWTHSGQALTSSNGSRPSQTTPYKKKLWNTLEFSNMLTVENVTVQDSGAFTCSASSGKMERSAAATLRVFEKPFIDMKETWTKVWEVNAGGQMSIPVKFSAYPDPVSRWLKNGVPLKEDYRVKQRSDALVIRGAVETDAGSYTVVLTNNITREERRRSFQLLVNVPPRIIEKEVAVDSDVFPYGSSPTLRCTARGFPAPAGVRWQWMSEEDCPEAFRLLRSGLVKSEAQLAACAAWRDVSNSTGHRPVERIVTDGEHAQKKITSSLKIQRAEAHAFYRCTAANKVGEDSRIIFFHVTRGLEVSVSPAGGPLEEDHVVLRCKADKLIYGNLTWLGVTNVSRSEQIAPVQPCRPWWNVTALGDDLERRPPSRVALSGLQGANVTLELSLPDASRRDEGLYACQVENIKTREKTCLMRRLSLRGLEAARILNNLTDQKVNVSATVSFRCDATGTPDPTVVWTKNNRTVVEGSGVILSERNHVLTVQRVKKEDSGRYTCTACNGRGCDSVQADLTTEGAEEKTNVELIVPIGSVVIAMFFWLLIVFVIRGRKRPRGGDVKTGYLSMILDSEDTPMDEQCERLTYDASKWEFPRDRLKLGDPLGRGAFGQVVEAAAFGIEKAATCTTVAVKMLKEGATSSEYRALMSELKILIHIGHYLNVVNLLGACTKPGGPLMVIVEYCKHGNLSSYLKSKRGEYSPYKQRKRADSQWASAEEDLAGGDLGLGKVAQLDICTGTAVCSSAGGRASSGSGVAAQEESSDEDHLTMEDLISYSFQVAKGMEFLASRKCIHRDLAARNILLSENNVVKICDFGLARDVYKDPDYVRKGDARLPLKWMAPETIFDRVYTTQSDVWSFGVLLWEIFSLGASPYPGVCIDELFCRRLKEGTRMRPPDYATTEMYQTMLDCWLERPTDRPTFAELVEHLGNLLQASAQQDGKDYIPLMVGGEAEGSPVTPDPRNPYNRPQSREILAAQLHYDNLPSLGPPGPSERCGRPLSVKTFEDIPAARSIVMESHTDSGMCFSPEEVKALNQQLPTTPNFSQLLRFKSKESLASESSNQTSGYQSGYHSDDADGPVYANEEAILKHNVLKKPPLNRTPDKFNAEIRYSTPPV from the exons ATGATGGCCGGCTCCGTCGTCGCGCTGCTGGCCGTCGCTCTGAGGATCACGTGTGTTGCTG CCATCGAACTGCGGTTCACGCCCGACCCGCCGGCGCTGAGCGTCCCCGGCGTTCACCGGATGAACCGATCCGACGACCTGGAGCTGACGTGCAG AGGTCGGCAGCAGCTGACGTGGTCCACGCCGCCGACCGCCAGCCGCTTCTCCGCCAGCGGCGCCTGCAGCGGGGCGGGGCTCTTCTGCTCCACCCTGAGCATCGCCAACGCCACCGCCAACGAGACCGGGCGGTACCGGTGCTCCTACCGGGACCTGAGGGCGGAGGACGGGAAGACGTCCGCCGAGGTCTACGTGTTCGTCCGCG ACCTCAAGGTGCCCTTCGTGCCGCCGGAGAAGGAGTACAAGGTGGTGGTGATCCGGGAGGGGGAGCGCGTGGTGATCCCGTGCCGCGGCTCGGTGGAGGAGCTGAACGTCACGCTGCACACT TATCCCAACAAGGAGCTCCGGCCCGACGGGAAGGACTCGCTGTGGGACGCCAGGACCGGCTTCACGGTGCCGAGTCACCTGATCAGCTACGCCGGCGTCGTGTTCTGCCAGACGCGCATCGGAGACGAGACGTTCGAGTCCCCCCAGTACATCGTGGCCGTAGTGG ggTACAAGATCTACAAGCTCACCATGAACCCCACGCAGCTCCGCCTGGCCGCCGGGGAGCGGCTGGTGCTCGGCTGCACGGCCGAAACCGAGCTGAACGTGGGCCTCGAGTTCAACTGGACGCACTCCGGGCAGGCGCTG ACCTCCAGTAACGGCTCCAGGCCCAGCCAGACGACGCCCTACAAGAAGAAGCTGTGGAACACGTTGGAGTTCTCCAACATGCTGACGGTGGAGAACGTGACGGTGCAGGACAGCGGAGCGTTCACCTGCTCCGCCTCCAGCGGCAAGATGGAGAGGAGCGCCGCCGCCACGCTGCGAGTGTTCG agaAGCCGTTCATCGACATGAAGGAAACGTGGACGAAGGTGTGGGAGGTCAACGCCGGGGGTCAGATGTCCATCCCCGTCAAGTTCTCTGCCTACCCGGACCCCGTCTCCAGGTG GCTGAAGAACGGCGTCCCCCTGAAGGAGGACTACCGGGTGAAGCAGAGGAGCGACGCCCTCGTGATCCGCGGCGCCGTGGAAACGGACGCCGGCAGCTACACGGTGGTCCTGACCAATAACATCacccgagaggagaggaggcggagcttccagCTGCTGGTCAACG TGCCTCCTCGTATCATAGAGAAGGAGGTGGCGGTGGACTCTGACGTGTTCCCGTACGGCAGCAGTCCCACCCTGAGGTGCACGGCTCGGGGTTTCCCCGCGCCCGCCGGCGTCCGGTGGCAGTGGATGTCCGAAGAGGACTGCCCCGAGGCCTTCAG actcctCAGGTCGGGGCTCGTGAAGTCAGAGGCTCAGCTGGCGGCGTGCGCGGCGTGGAGAGACGTCAGCAACAGCACCGGTCACCGGCCAGTGGAGCGCATCGTGACGGACGGCGAGCACGCCCAAAAG AAGATCACGAGCTCTTTGAAGATCCAGAGAGCCGAGGCCCACGCCTTCTACCGGTGCACTGCCGCCAACAAAGTAGGGGAGGATTCTCGCATCATCTTCTTCCACGTCACAC GCGGCCTGGAGGTGAGCGTGTCCCCCGCCGGCGGGCCCTTGGAGGAGGACCACGTGGTCCTGCGCTGCAAGGCGGACAAGCTCATCTACGGCAACCTCACCTGGCTCGGCGTGACCAACGTGTCGCGGTCGGAGCAGATCGCCCCGGTGCAGCCGTGCCGGCCGTGGTGGAACGTCACCGCACTCGGGGACGACCTGGAG CGGAGGCCCCCGTCTCGCGTGGCGCTCTCCGGCCTGCAGGGTGCCAACGTGACCCTGGAGCTGTCGCTGCCCGACGCCTCGCGCCGGGACGAAGGCCTCTACGCCTGCCAGGTGGAAAACATCAAGACGCGGGAGAAGACCTGCCTGATGCGCCGCCTTTCTCTCAGAG GTCTCGAGGCTGCGAGGATCCTCAATAACCTCACCGACCAGAAGGTCAACGTGAGCGCTACGGTCAGCTTCCGGTGCGACGCCACCGGCACGCCGGACCCCACGGTGGTCTGGACCAAAAACAACCGCACGGTGGTGGAGGGCTCAG GCGTGATTCTGAGCGAGCGCAACCACGTCCTGACGGTGCAGCGCGTGAAGAAGGAGGACAGCGGCCGCTACACCTGCACGGCCTGCAACGGCCGCGGCTGCGACAGCGTGCAGGCCGACCTGACGACTGAAG GTGCCGAGGAGAAGACGAACGTGGAGCTGATCGTCCCCATCGGGTCGGTGGTCATCGCCATGTTCTTCTGGTTACTCATCGTCTTCGTCATCCGCggaagaaagaga CCACGTGGGGGAGATGTGAAGACGGGCTACCTGTCCATGATCCTGGACTCGGAGGACACGCCCATGGACGAGCAGTGCGAGAGGCTGACGTACGACGCCTCCAAGTGGGAGTTCCCTCGGGACAGGCTGAAGCTAG GTGACCCGCTGGGACGAGGAGCGTTCGGCCAGGTGGTCGAGGCGGCCGCCTTCGGCATCGAGAAAGCCGCCACGTGCACCACCGTCGCGGTCAAGATGCTCAAAG AGGGAGCCACGTCGAGCGAGTACCGCGCCTTGATGTCGGAGCTGAAGATTCTCATTCACATCGGACATTATCTCAACGTCGTCAACCTGCTGGGAGCCTGTACGAAGCCCGGAG GCCCACTGATGGTGATCGTGGAGTACTGTAAACACGGAAACCTCTCCAGCTACCTGAAGAGCAAGCGTGGAGAGTACAGCCCCTACAAG CAGAGGAAGCGAGCGGACAGCCAGTGGGCGTCTGCCGAGGAGGATCTGGCCGGAGGGGATCTGGGCCTTGGGAAGGTCGCCCAGCTGGACATCTGCACGGGAACAGCCGTCTGCTCCAGCGCCGGAGGCCGGGCGTCTTCCGGCAGCGGCGTGGCGGCGCAGGAAG AGAGCTCAGACGAGGACCATCTGACCATGGAGGACCTGATCAGCTACAGCTTCCAGGTGGCGAAAGGCATGGAGTTCCTGGCGTCCCGCAAG TGCATCCACAGAGATCTCGCCGCCAGAAACATCCTGCTGTCGGAGAACAACGTGGTGAAGATCTGCGACTTCGGCCTCGCCAGAGACGTCTACAAAGACCCCGACTACGTCCGCAAGGGAGAC GCTCGCCTCCCTCTGAAGTGGATGGCTCCGGAGACCATCTTCGATCGGGTGTACACCACGCAGAGCGACGTCTGGTCCTTCGGAGTTCTGCTCTGGGAGATCTTTTCTCTGG GTGCGTCGCCCTATCCGGGCGTTTGCATCGACGAGTTGTTCTGCAGGAGGCTCAAGGAGGGAACCAGGATGAGACCCCCGGATTACGCCACCACCGAGAT GTACCAGACCATGTTGGACTGCTGGCTGGAGCGACCCACGGACAGGCCGACATTCGCAGAGCTGGTGGAACATCTGGGCAACTTGCTGCAGGCCAGCGCCCAGCAG GACGGGAAGGACTACATCCCTCTGATGGTCGGCGGCGAGGCGGAAGGCTCCCCCGTGACCCCCGACCCCAGGAACCCCTACAACAGGCCACAGAGCAGGGAGATCCTGGCGGCGCAGCTGCACTACGACAACCTGCCGTCCCTCGG ACCTCCGGGGCCGAGCGAGCGGTGCGGCCGACCCCTCAGCGTGAAGACGTTCGAGGACATCCCCGCGGCGCGCAGTATCGTCATG GAAAGTCACACGGACAGCGGAATGTGCTTCTCACCTGAGGAGGTGAAGGCTTTGAATCAACAGCTGCCAACGACACCCAACTTCAG CCAGCTGCTGCGCTTCAAGAGCAAAGAGTCTCTGGCGTCGGAGTCGTCCAATCAGACGAGCGGGTACCAGTCGGGGTACCACTCCGACGACGCGGACGGCCCCGTCTACGCCAACGAGGAGGCCATCCTGAAGCACAACGTGCTGAAGAAGCCTCCGCTGAACAGGACGCCGGACAAATTCAACGCAGAGATCCGCTACAGCACGCCGCCCGTCTGA
- the kdr gene encoding vascular endothelial growth factor receptor 2 isoform X6, translating into MMAGSVVALLAVALRITCVAAIELRFTPDPPALSVPGVHRMNRSDDLELTCRGRQQLTWSTPPTASRFSASGACSGAGLFCSTLSIANATANETGRYRCSYRDLRAEDGKTSAEVYVFVRDLKVPFVPPEKEYKVVVIREGERVVIPCRGSVEELNVTLHTKYPNKELRPDGKDSLWDARTGFTVPSHLISYAGVVFCQTRIGDETFESPQYIVAVVGYKIYKLTMNPTQLRLAAGERLVLGCTAETELNVGLEFNWTHSGQALTSSNGSRPSQTTPYKKKLWNTLEFSNMLTVENVTVQDSGAFTCSASSGKMERSAAATLRVFEKPFIDMKETWTKVWEVNAGGQMSIPVKFSAYPDPVSRWLKNGVPLKEDYRVKQRSDALVIRGAVETDAGSYTVVLTNNITREERRRSFQLLVNVPPRIIEKEVAVDSDVFPYGSSPTLRCTARGFPAPAGVRWQWMSEEDCPEAFRSGLVKSEAQLAACAAWRDVSNSTGHRPVERIVTDGEHAQKITSSLKIQRAEAHAFYRCTAANKVGEDSRIIFFHVTRGLEVSVSPAGGPLEEDHVVLRCKADKLIYGNLTWLGVTNVSRSEQIAPVQPCRPWWNVTALGDDLERRPPSRVALSGLQGANVTLELSLPDASRRDEGLYACQVENIKTREKTCLMRRLSLRGLEAARILNNLTDQKVNVSATVSFRCDATGTPDPTVVWTKNNRTVVEGSGVILSERNHVLTVQRVKKEDSGRYTCTACNGRGCDSVQADLTTEGAEEKTNVELIVPIGSVVIAMFFWLLIVFVIRGRKRPRGGDVKTGYLSMILDSEDTPMDEQCERLTYDASKWEFPRDRLKLGDPLGRGAFGQVVEAAAFGIEKAATCTTVAVKMLKEGATSSEYRALMSELKILIHIGHYLNVVNLLGACTKPGGPLMVIVEYCKHGNLSSYLKSKRGEYSPYKQRKRADSQWASAEEDLAGGDLGLGKVAQLDICTGTAVCSSAGGRASSGSGVAAQEESSDEDHLTMEDLISYSFQVAKGMEFLASRKCIHRDLAARNILLSENNVVKICDFGLARDVYKDPDYVRKGDARLPLKWMAPETIFDRVYTTQSDVWSFGVLLWEIFSLGASPYPGVCIDELFCRRLKEGTRMRPPDYATTEMYQTMLDCWLERPTDRPTFAELVEHLGNLLQASAQQDGKDYIPLMVGGEAEGSPVTPDPRNPYNRPQSREILAAQLHYDNLPSLGPPGPSERCGRPLSVKTFEDIPAARSIVMESHTDSGMCFSPEEVKALNQQLPTTPNFSQLLRFKSKESLASESSNQTSGYQSGYHSDDADGPVYANEEAILKHNVLKKPPLNRTPDKFNAEIRYSTPPV; encoded by the exons ATGATGGCCGGCTCCGTCGTCGCGCTGCTGGCCGTCGCTCTGAGGATCACGTGTGTTGCTG CCATCGAACTGCGGTTCACGCCCGACCCGCCGGCGCTGAGCGTCCCCGGCGTTCACCGGATGAACCGATCCGACGACCTGGAGCTGACGTGCAG AGGTCGGCAGCAGCTGACGTGGTCCACGCCGCCGACCGCCAGCCGCTTCTCCGCCAGCGGCGCCTGCAGCGGGGCGGGGCTCTTCTGCTCCACCCTGAGCATCGCCAACGCCACCGCCAACGAGACCGGGCGGTACCGGTGCTCCTACCGGGACCTGAGGGCGGAGGACGGGAAGACGTCCGCCGAGGTCTACGTGTTCGTCCGCG ACCTCAAGGTGCCCTTCGTGCCGCCGGAGAAGGAGTACAAGGTGGTGGTGATCCGGGAGGGGGAGCGCGTGGTGATCCCGTGCCGCGGCTCGGTGGAGGAGCTGAACGTCACGCTGCACACT AAGTATCCCAACAAGGAGCTCCGGCCCGACGGGAAGGACTCGCTGTGGGACGCCAGGACCGGCTTCACGGTGCCGAGTCACCTGATCAGCTACGCCGGCGTCGTGTTCTGCCAGACGCGCATCGGAGACGAGACGTTCGAGTCCCCCCAGTACATCGTGGCCGTAGTGG ggTACAAGATCTACAAGCTCACCATGAACCCCACGCAGCTCCGCCTGGCCGCCGGGGAGCGGCTGGTGCTCGGCTGCACGGCCGAAACCGAGCTGAACGTGGGCCTCGAGTTCAACTGGACGCACTCCGGGCAGGCGCTG ACCTCCAGTAACGGCTCCAGGCCCAGCCAGACGACGCCCTACAAGAAGAAGCTGTGGAACACGTTGGAGTTCTCCAACATGCTGACGGTGGAGAACGTGACGGTGCAGGACAGCGGAGCGTTCACCTGCTCCGCCTCCAGCGGCAAGATGGAGAGGAGCGCCGCCGCCACGCTGCGAGTGTTCG agaAGCCGTTCATCGACATGAAGGAAACGTGGACGAAGGTGTGGGAGGTCAACGCCGGGGGTCAGATGTCCATCCCCGTCAAGTTCTCTGCCTACCCGGACCCCGTCTCCAGGTG GCTGAAGAACGGCGTCCCCCTGAAGGAGGACTACCGGGTGAAGCAGAGGAGCGACGCCCTCGTGATCCGCGGCGCCGTGGAAACGGACGCCGGCAGCTACACGGTGGTCCTGACCAATAACATCacccgagaggagaggaggcggagcttccagCTGCTGGTCAACG TGCCTCCTCGTATCATAGAGAAGGAGGTGGCGGTGGACTCTGACGTGTTCCCGTACGGCAGCAGTCCCACCCTGAGGTGCACGGCTCGGGGTTTCCCCGCGCCCGCCGGCGTCCGGTGGCAGTGGATGTCCGAAGAGGACTGCCCCGAGGCCTTCAG GTCGGGGCTCGTGAAGTCAGAGGCTCAGCTGGCGGCGTGCGCGGCGTGGAGAGACGTCAGCAACAGCACCGGTCACCGGCCAGTGGAGCGCATCGTGACGGACGGCGAGCACGCCCAAAAG ATCACGAGCTCTTTGAAGATCCAGAGAGCCGAGGCCCACGCCTTCTACCGGTGCACTGCCGCCAACAAAGTAGGGGAGGATTCTCGCATCATCTTCTTCCACGTCACAC GCGGCCTGGAGGTGAGCGTGTCCCCCGCCGGCGGGCCCTTGGAGGAGGACCACGTGGTCCTGCGCTGCAAGGCGGACAAGCTCATCTACGGCAACCTCACCTGGCTCGGCGTGACCAACGTGTCGCGGTCGGAGCAGATCGCCCCGGTGCAGCCGTGCCGGCCGTGGTGGAACGTCACCGCACTCGGGGACGACCTGGAG CGGAGGCCCCCGTCTCGCGTGGCGCTCTCCGGCCTGCAGGGTGCCAACGTGACCCTGGAGCTGTCGCTGCCCGACGCCTCGCGCCGGGACGAAGGCCTCTACGCCTGCCAGGTGGAAAACATCAAGACGCGGGAGAAGACCTGCCTGATGCGCCGCCTTTCTCTCAGAG GTCTCGAGGCTGCGAGGATCCTCAATAACCTCACCGACCAGAAGGTCAACGTGAGCGCTACGGTCAGCTTCCGGTGCGACGCCACCGGCACGCCGGACCCCACGGTGGTCTGGACCAAAAACAACCGCACGGTGGTGGAGGGCTCAG GCGTGATTCTGAGCGAGCGCAACCACGTCCTGACGGTGCAGCGCGTGAAGAAGGAGGACAGCGGCCGCTACACCTGCACGGCCTGCAACGGCCGCGGCTGCGACAGCGTGCAGGCCGACCTGACGACTGAAG GTGCCGAGGAGAAGACGAACGTGGAGCTGATCGTCCCCATCGGGTCGGTGGTCATCGCCATGTTCTTCTGGTTACTCATCGTCTTCGTCATCCGCggaagaaagaga CCACGTGGGGGAGATGTGAAGACGGGCTACCTGTCCATGATCCTGGACTCGGAGGACACGCCCATGGACGAGCAGTGCGAGAGGCTGACGTACGACGCCTCCAAGTGGGAGTTCCCTCGGGACAGGCTGAAGCTAG GTGACCCGCTGGGACGAGGAGCGTTCGGCCAGGTGGTCGAGGCGGCCGCCTTCGGCATCGAGAAAGCCGCCACGTGCACCACCGTCGCGGTCAAGATGCTCAAAG AGGGAGCCACGTCGAGCGAGTACCGCGCCTTGATGTCGGAGCTGAAGATTCTCATTCACATCGGACATTATCTCAACGTCGTCAACCTGCTGGGAGCCTGTACGAAGCCCGGAG GCCCACTGATGGTGATCGTGGAGTACTGTAAACACGGAAACCTCTCCAGCTACCTGAAGAGCAAGCGTGGAGAGTACAGCCCCTACAAG CAGAGGAAGCGAGCGGACAGCCAGTGGGCGTCTGCCGAGGAGGATCTGGCCGGAGGGGATCTGGGCCTTGGGAAGGTCGCCCAGCTGGACATCTGCACGGGAACAGCCGTCTGCTCCAGCGCCGGAGGCCGGGCGTCTTCCGGCAGCGGCGTGGCGGCGCAGGAAG AGAGCTCAGACGAGGACCATCTGACCATGGAGGACCTGATCAGCTACAGCTTCCAGGTGGCGAAAGGCATGGAGTTCCTGGCGTCCCGCAAG TGCATCCACAGAGATCTCGCCGCCAGAAACATCCTGCTGTCGGAGAACAACGTGGTGAAGATCTGCGACTTCGGCCTCGCCAGAGACGTCTACAAAGACCCCGACTACGTCCGCAAGGGAGAC GCTCGCCTCCCTCTGAAGTGGATGGCTCCGGAGACCATCTTCGATCGGGTGTACACCACGCAGAGCGACGTCTGGTCCTTCGGAGTTCTGCTCTGGGAGATCTTTTCTCTGG GTGCGTCGCCCTATCCGGGCGTTTGCATCGACGAGTTGTTCTGCAGGAGGCTCAAGGAGGGAACCAGGATGAGACCCCCGGATTACGCCACCACCGAGAT GTACCAGACCATGTTGGACTGCTGGCTGGAGCGACCCACGGACAGGCCGACATTCGCAGAGCTGGTGGAACATCTGGGCAACTTGCTGCAGGCCAGCGCCCAGCAG GACGGGAAGGACTACATCCCTCTGATGGTCGGCGGCGAGGCGGAAGGCTCCCCCGTGACCCCCGACCCCAGGAACCCCTACAACAGGCCACAGAGCAGGGAGATCCTGGCGGCGCAGCTGCACTACGACAACCTGCCGTCCCTCGG ACCTCCGGGGCCGAGCGAGCGGTGCGGCCGACCCCTCAGCGTGAAGACGTTCGAGGACATCCCCGCGGCGCGCAGTATCGTCATG GAAAGTCACACGGACAGCGGAATGTGCTTCTCACCTGAGGAGGTGAAGGCTTTGAATCAACAGCTGCCAACGACACCCAACTTCAG CCAGCTGCTGCGCTTCAAGAGCAAAGAGTCTCTGGCGTCGGAGTCGTCCAATCAGACGAGCGGGTACCAGTCGGGGTACCACTCCGACGACGCGGACGGCCCCGTCTACGCCAACGAGGAGGCCATCCTGAAGCACAACGTGCTGAAGAAGCCTCCGCTGAACAGGACGCCGGACAAATTCAACGCAGAGATCCGCTACAGCACGCCGCCCGTCTGA